From Saccharothrix espanaensis DSM 44229, the proteins below share one genomic window:
- a CDS encoding SRPBCC domain-containing protein yields the protein MSESTTTLLGTASRARRAATVERVLPGSPEAAWAALTEPVLIASWFGPVLSGEPAPGGAYVLACLGDAGDSSTCRVREWREPGVLEVAWRYQDETADSVLRWELAAAEGGTRPRVRHSDLPAEVDPADYAAGRHMYTDWLDVLLAGGLPRRDSGRRRQQLRPHYAAAAE from the coding sequence ATGAGCGAAAGCACCACCACCCTGCTCGGCACGGCGTCGCGCGCGCGGCGCGCGGCGACCGTCGAGCGGGTGCTGCCCGGATCCCCGGAGGCCGCCTGGGCGGCGTTGACCGAACCGGTGCTGATCGCGTCCTGGTTCGGCCCGGTGCTCTCCGGCGAGCCCGCCCCGGGCGGTGCGTACGTGCTGGCCTGCCTGGGGGACGCGGGCGACAGCAGCACGTGCCGGGTCCGCGAGTGGCGGGAGCCGGGGGTGCTGGAGGTGGCCTGGCGCTACCAGGACGAGACCGCCGACTCGGTGCTGCGCTGGGAGCTCGCGGCGGCCGAGGGCGGCACCCGGCCGCGGGTGCGGCACAGCGACCTGCCCGCCGAGGTCGACCCGGCGGACTACGCGGCGGGCCGGCACATGTACACCGACTGGCTGGACGTGCTGCTGGCCGGCGGGCTGCCGCGGCGCGATTCGGGCCGCCGCCGGCAGCAGTTGCGCCCGCACTACGCCGCCGCCGCCGAATGA
- a CDS encoding SRPBCC family protein: MNSTETAVRAGDAAVRVPEILHSTLVRAAPSVVFELLSSGAAWDRWFTDGSTFDPAVGSHVHLVWKGWTDDGSDVTDEGEVVACEPGEKFAFTWGSPPSLVTFTTAPHVHGTWLQVVETGLPQSETGLRRFAECSTGWGEALTLVRCYAEYGIRLST, from the coding sequence ATGAACAGCACCGAAACAGCGGTCCGCGCGGGCGACGCCGCCGTGCGGGTCCCGGAGATCCTGCACTCCACCCTGGTCCGCGCCGCGCCCTCGGTCGTGTTCGAGCTGCTCAGCAGCGGCGCGGCCTGGGACCGGTGGTTCACCGACGGCTCGACCTTCGACCCGGCCGTCGGCAGCCACGTGCACCTGGTCTGGAAGGGCTGGACCGACGACGGCTCGGACGTGACCGACGAGGGCGAGGTGGTGGCCTGCGAGCCGGGTGAGAAGTTCGCCTTCACCTGGGGATCGCCGCCGTCGCTGGTCACCTTCACCACCGCGCCGCACGTGCACGGCACGTGGTTGCAGGTGGTGGAGACGGGCCTGCCGCAGAGCGAGACCGGCCTGCGCCGGTTCGCCGAGTGCTCCACCGGCTGGGGCGAGGCGCTCACCCTGGTGCGCTGCTACGCCGAGTACGGCATCCGGCTGTCCACTTAG
- a CDS encoding ScyD/ScyE family protein: MPGGVLVAEAGGNDVLHVGDDGEVRMVAPLPDQVVDGATVESVPSAITRGPDGAFYVSEYSGEPTRIGAARVWRLVPGRAPIVVATGFTGIIDLAFDHRGRMLVLEIAEKGFDSPDRTGRLIRVGRDGTRTTLAREGLEHPGGVAVTPAGDICVTNRTSGMGDNSGRLLEITTRD, from the coding sequence GTGCCCGGCGGGGTGCTGGTCGCCGAGGCCGGCGGCAACGACGTCCTGCACGTCGGCGACGACGGCGAGGTCCGGATGGTCGCCCCGCTGCCCGACCAGGTGGTCGACGGCGCGACCGTCGAGTCGGTGCCCAGCGCGATCACCCGCGGCCCGGACGGCGCGTTCTACGTCAGCGAGTACAGCGGCGAGCCGACCCGGATCGGCGCGGCGCGGGTCTGGCGGCTGGTCCCCGGCCGCGCGCCGATCGTGGTGGCGACCGGTTTCACCGGCATCATCGACCTGGCCTTCGACCACCGGGGCCGGATGCTGGTGCTGGAGATCGCCGAGAAGGGCTTCGACAGCCCGGACCGCACCGGCCGGCTGATCCGGGTCGGGCGCGACGGCACCCGGACCACCCTGGCCCGGGAGGGCCTGGAACACCCCGGCGGCGTGGCGGTGACGCCCGCGGGCGACATCTGCGTCACCAACCGCACCTCGGGCATGGGCGACAACTCCGGCCGGCTGCTGGAGATCACCACCAGGGACTGA
- a CDS encoding LysR family transcriptional regulator — protein MRDFDLNLVRTFVLLYETRSVTATAEALHVTQPTISYSLQKLRRRFSDELFRRAKGGLVPTATARSLYEPLHAALAGIEEAVSGAWPFDPGTAHAAFTLALSDLGEVALLPRLLAALPARAPGVVLTVRPLDVVNAPDLVGRGEVDAFIASPLFSTPRVARIPLFAEGYVAMVAAAHPRLRGERATLPELAAERHVTVYGPTGHEGPRRALEAHGLRHRVVVETTRFTSLPYLVQDDDLVAMVPRLVARAFAGTHRVRLLDLPFDIEPAQVSIYARHAHARSPAQSWLVDFMTGVLAADPP, from the coding sequence TTGCGTGACTTCGACCTGAACCTGGTGCGCACGTTCGTGCTGCTCTACGAGACGCGCAGCGTCACCGCGACCGCCGAGGCGCTGCACGTCACGCAGCCGACGATCAGCTACAGCCTCCAGAAGCTGCGCCGCCGGTTCAGCGACGAGCTGTTCCGGCGGGCCAAGGGCGGGCTGGTCCCGACCGCGACGGCCCGCTCCCTGTACGAACCGCTGCACGCGGCGCTGGCGGGCATCGAGGAGGCGGTCAGCGGCGCGTGGCCGTTCGACCCGGGCACCGCGCACGCCGCGTTCACCCTGGCGCTGTCCGACCTGGGCGAGGTCGCCCTGCTCCCCCGCCTGCTGGCCGCGCTGCCGGCGCGGGCGCCGGGCGTGGTGCTCACCGTCCGGCCGCTGGACGTGGTCAACGCGCCGGACCTGGTGGGCCGGGGCGAGGTGGACGCGTTCATCGCCTCCCCCCTGTTCAGCACGCCCCGGGTGGCCCGGATCCCGCTGTTCGCGGAGGGGTACGTGGCGATGGTCGCGGCGGCGCACCCGCGCCTGCGGGGCGAGCGGGCGACGCTGCCGGAACTGGCCGCCGAGCGGCACGTCACCGTCTACGGCCCGACCGGGCACGAGGGGCCGCGCCGGGCGCTGGAGGCGCACGGCCTGCGCCACCGGGTGGTCGTGGAGACGACCCGGTTCACGTCCCTGCCGTACCTGGTGCAGGACGACGACCTGGTGGCGATGGTCCCCCGGCTGGTGGCGCGGGCGTTCGCCGGCACCCACCGGGTCCGGCTGCTGGACCTGCCGTTCGACATCGAACCGGCCCAGGTCTCGATCTACGCCCGGCACGCGCACGCCCGCAGCCCGGCGCAGTCCTGGCTGGTCGACTTCATGACCGGGGTGCTGGCCGCCGACCCGCCGTGA
- the mdlC gene encoding benzoylformate decarboxylase, whose translation MPTVRRIVHDFLERRGLTTIFGNPGSNELPFLADLPPSFRYVLGLHEGVVVGMADGYAQATGRPVLVNLHAAAGSGNAMGALTNAVYSRSPLVLTAGQQVRSAIGLEAMLANVDAPQLMRPLVAWSGEPAAASDVPRSVAQAVFEAELHRRPTYLSVPYDDWDQELDDNAAVTLDRTVRRGSLPSEYQVAELVARVEAARNPALVLGGEIDAAGLFDRVVALAEHRSLPTWVAPSPYRLPFPNRHELFRGVLPAGIAAVSDALAGHDLILVLGAPVFRYHQHVPGPYLPAGSRLVQVTDDPGAAARAPMGEALVADPGAVVEALLARTAPRPTARAFVPNPEPATAPSALHPEQVFAALRETQPEDTVYVVESTSTNSAWWRQMDLREGGSYFFPASGGLGFGLPAAVGMAMGRPDRPVVAVVGDGSANYGITALWTAAQYGLPITFVILRNGTYGALRWFGELLGVPDVPGTEIPGLDFARIAEGYGVPATTVTDVDELRAQLKSSGLRLIQVDTFPTSPE comes from the coding sequence TTGCCGACCGTCCGCCGGATCGTCCACGACTTCCTCGAACGCCGCGGCCTGACCACCATCTTCGGCAACCCGGGCTCCAACGAGCTGCCGTTCCTGGCCGACCTGCCGCCGTCCTTCCGCTACGTGCTGGGCCTGCACGAGGGCGTCGTGGTCGGCATGGCGGACGGCTACGCGCAGGCCACCGGCCGTCCGGTGCTGGTCAACCTGCACGCCGCCGCGGGCTCCGGCAACGCGATGGGCGCGCTCACCAACGCCGTCTACTCCCGCTCGCCGCTGGTGCTCACCGCCGGCCAGCAGGTCCGGTCGGCGATCGGGTTGGAGGCGATGCTGGCCAACGTCGACGCGCCCCAGCTGATGCGCCCGCTGGTGGCCTGGTCCGGCGAGCCCGCCGCCGCCTCGGACGTCCCGCGCTCGGTCGCGCAGGCGGTCTTCGAGGCGGAGCTGCACCGCCGCCCCACCTACCTGTCGGTGCCCTACGACGACTGGGACCAGGAGCTGGACGACAACGCGGCGGTCACCCTGGACCGGACCGTGCGGCGCGGCTCGCTGCCCTCGGAGTACCAGGTGGCCGAGCTGGTGGCGCGGGTCGAGGCGGCCCGCAACCCGGCGCTCGTGCTGGGCGGCGAGATCGACGCGGCGGGCCTGTTCGACCGGGTCGTGGCGCTGGCCGAGCACCGGTCGCTGCCCACGTGGGTCGCGCCGTCGCCGTACCGGCTGCCGTTCCCCAACCGGCACGAGCTGTTCCGGGGCGTGCTGCCCGCCGGCATCGCCGCCGTGTCCGACGCCCTCGCCGGGCACGACCTGATCCTGGTGCTCGGGGCCCCGGTGTTCCGCTACCACCAGCACGTGCCGGGCCCGTACCTGCCGGCCGGCAGCCGGTTGGTGCAGGTCACCGACGACCCCGGCGCGGCGGCCCGCGCGCCGATGGGGGAGGCGCTGGTCGCCGACCCGGGCGCGGTGGTCGAGGCGCTGCTGGCCCGCACCGCCCCGCGGCCGACCGCGCGGGCGTTCGTGCCCAACCCCGAACCGGCGACCGCGCCGAGCGCCCTGCACCCGGAGCAGGTGTTCGCGGCGCTGCGCGAGACCCAGCCCGAGGACACCGTCTACGTCGTGGAGTCCACCTCGACGAACTCGGCGTGGTGGCGGCAGATGGACCTGCGGGAAGGCGGCTCGTACTTCTTCCCGGCCTCCGGCGGGCTCGGGTTCGGCCTGCCCGCCGCGGTGGGCATGGCGATGGGCCGCCCGGACCGGCCGGTGGTGGCGGTGGTCGGCGACGGCTCCGCGAACTACGGCATCACCGCGCTGTGGACCGCCGCCCAGTACGGCCTGCCGATCACGTTCGTCATCCTGCGCAACGGCACGTACGGCGCGTTGCGCTGGTTCGGCGAGCTGCTCGGCGTGCCGGACGTGCCCGGCACCGAGATCCCCGGCCTCGACTTCGCCCGCATCGCCGAGGGCTACGGCGTGCCCGCCACCACGGTCACCGACGTCGACGAGCTGCGCGCGCAGCTCAAGTCGTCCGGTCTGCGGCTGATCCAGGTGGACACGTTCCCGACCTCCCCGGAATGA
- a CDS encoding MFS transporter, whose product MTTSPTRSEPPVRSTWTAVFCWLTVLLEGYDLVAFAATIPTLLKSGHLGFTPAGATLVATVSLVGVAIGAAGLSPLTDRFGRRRLLIGSVLLFSLFTLVIPLSTSVAMFAVLRFLAGLGLGACMPIALTVMAENLPARRRASASTVTMTGYHVGAVLMSVLALAAGDDWHLLFYGGGVAGLLVVPLMWWRLPESAAFLAARDKPDRLSPRDLLGPRYRRTSIAVWVGSFMGLLLVYGLNTWLPQLMRTAGYPISTAITLLLVLNVGAVLGLLAAGLIADRYGIKPIAVIWFGAAAVLLAALTLRVDSALLLNLVVLLTGVFVFSAQVLIYGYVSQAFPAEARGTALGFTSAVGRIGSILGPFVTGALVTAGVADPWGFWFFAVVAVLGLTSVLALARDPSPATPAVPRR is encoded by the coding sequence ATGACGACGTCTCCGACCCGTTCGGAGCCTCCAGTGCGCTCGACGTGGACAGCGGTGTTCTGCTGGCTGACCGTCCTGCTGGAGGGCTACGACCTGGTGGCCTTCGCGGCCACCATCCCGACCCTGCTCAAGTCCGGGCACCTCGGGTTCACCCCGGCCGGCGCGACGCTGGTGGCGACCGTGTCGCTGGTCGGCGTCGCGATCGGCGCGGCCGGGCTGAGCCCGCTGACCGACCGGTTCGGCCGCCGCCGGCTGCTGATCGGCTCGGTCCTGCTGTTCTCGCTGTTCACGCTCGTGATCCCCCTGTCCACGAGCGTGGCGATGTTCGCGGTGCTGCGGTTCCTGGCGGGACTGGGTCTGGGCGCGTGCATGCCGATCGCGCTGACCGTGATGGCGGAGAACCTCCCGGCCCGCCGCCGGGCGAGCGCCAGCACCGTGACGATGACCGGCTACCACGTCGGCGCGGTGCTGATGTCGGTGCTGGCCCTGGCCGCCGGCGACGACTGGCACCTGCTGTTCTACGGCGGCGGGGTCGCGGGCCTGCTGGTGGTGCCGCTGATGTGGTGGCGGCTGCCGGAGTCCGCCGCGTTCCTGGCCGCCCGCGACAAGCCCGACCGGCTCTCGCCGCGCGACCTGCTCGGCCCGAGGTACCGGCGGACCAGCATCGCGGTCTGGGTGGGCTCGTTCATGGGCCTGCTGCTGGTCTACGGCCTCAACACCTGGCTGCCGCAGCTCATGCGCACGGCCGGCTACCCGATCTCGACCGCGATCACCCTGCTGCTGGTGCTCAACGTCGGCGCGGTGCTCGGCCTGCTGGCCGCGGGGCTGATCGCCGACCGGTACGGGATCAAGCCGATCGCGGTGATCTGGTTCGGCGCGGCGGCGGTGCTGCTCGCGGCGCTCACCCTGCGCGTGGACAGCGCCCTGCTGCTCAACCTGGTGGTGCTGCTGACCGGCGTGTTCGTGTTCTCCGCGCAGGTGCTGATCTACGGGTACGTGTCGCAGGCGTTCCCGGCGGAGGCCCGGGGCACCGCGTTGGGCTTCACCTCGGCGGTGGGCCGGATCGGGTCGATCCTGGGCCCGTTCGTGACCGGGGCGCTGGTCACGGCCGGCGTCGCCGACCCGTGGGGGTTCTGGTTCTTCGCGGTGGTGGCGGTGCTCGGGCTGACCTCGGTGCTCGCGCTGGCCCGCGACCCGTCCCCGGCCACCCCGGCCGTGCCTCGTCGGTGA
- a CDS encoding M28 family peptidase, protein MRIAKIFGTAAAVAALVGAGLAAPSSAAPATLAAPPQIPADAVQVHLQQFQSIGTANGGNRAHGRPGYRASADYVKGKLDAAGFTTTLQSFTHNGATGWNVIADWPQGDANQVVFLGAHLDSVAAGPGLNDNASGSAAVLETALTLARTKPTVQKRLRFGWWGAEELGLIGSKYYASRLPAAERTRIKTYLNFDMVGAKNTTTWGVYTDNAALRQQFDAHFRAKGIPTRGVNIAGRSDHASFAGIGVPVSGITSGNDPCYHQRCDTITNVTAGVVATGATAAADLAWNLAGAARR, encoded by the coding sequence ATGCGAATCGCCAAGATCTTCGGCACGGCCGCGGCCGTCGCCGCCCTGGTCGGAGCGGGGCTCGCCGCACCGTCCTCGGCCGCGCCCGCCACCCTGGCCGCACCGCCCCAGATCCCGGCCGACGCCGTCCAGGTCCACCTCCAGCAGTTCCAGTCCATCGGGACCGCCAACGGCGGCAACCGGGCGCACGGCCGGCCCGGCTACCGGGCGTCGGCGGACTACGTGAAGGGCAAGCTGGACGCGGCCGGGTTCACCACCACCCTGCAGTCCTTCACGCACAACGGGGCCACCGGCTGGAACGTGATCGCCGACTGGCCGCAGGGCGACGCCAACCAGGTCGTCTTCCTCGGCGCCCACCTCGACTCGGTCGCCGCCGGGCCGGGCCTCAACGACAACGCCTCCGGCTCGGCCGCCGTGCTGGAGACCGCCCTCACCCTGGCCCGCACCAAGCCCACCGTGCAGAAGCGGTTGCGCTTCGGCTGGTGGGGCGCGGAGGAGCTCGGGCTCATCGGCTCGAAGTACTACGCCTCCCGGCTGCCCGCCGCCGAGCGCACCCGGATCAAGACCTACCTGAACTTCGACATGGTCGGTGCGAAGAACACCACCACGTGGGGCGTCTACACCGACAACGCCGCCCTGCGCCAGCAGTTCGACGCGCACTTCCGGGCCAAGGGCATCCCGACCCGCGGGGTGAACATCGCCGGGCGCAGCGACCACGCGTCGTTCGCCGGGATCGGCGTCCCCGTCTCGGGCATCACCAGCGGCAACGACCCGTGCTACCACCAGCGCTGCGACACCATCACCAACGTGACCGCGGGCGTCGTGGCGACCGGCGCCACCGCCGCCGCGGACCTGGCCTGGAACCTGGCCGGAGCCGCCCGGCGGTGA
- a CDS encoding AAA family ATPase yields the protein MIIWLNGGFAAGKTTLARELHRRLPGSLVYDPEDVGIMLWKWMPPNDDFQDLPSWRELVVATALSLRRHHADPLIVPMSLVRDAYRAEILGGLADAGEDVLHVFLEADADVLRERLATRPPLPADPASGQSALDWALSRLDPAAADRQPDGTVVLRSDRLTPAELADEVLAAFESAGSR from the coding sequence GTGATCATCTGGCTCAACGGCGGGTTCGCGGCGGGCAAGACGACGCTGGCCCGGGAACTGCACCGGCGGCTGCCGGGCTCGCTCGTGTACGACCCCGAGGACGTCGGCATCATGCTGTGGAAGTGGATGCCGCCCAACGACGACTTCCAGGACCTGCCGAGCTGGCGGGAACTGGTCGTCGCCACGGCGCTGTCGCTGCGCAGGCACCACGCGGACCCGCTCATCGTGCCGATGTCGCTGGTCCGCGACGCCTACCGGGCGGAGATCCTCGGCGGCCTGGCCGACGCGGGCGAGGACGTCCTGCACGTCTTCCTGGAGGCGGACGCCGACGTGCTGCGCGAGCGGCTCGCCACCCGCCCGCCGCTCCCCGCCGACCCGGCGTCCGGCCAGTCGGCGCTCGACTGGGCCCTGAGCCGGCTGGACCCGGCCGCCGCCGACCGTCAACCGGACGGGACGGTCGTGCTGCGCTCGGACCGGCTCACCCCGGCCGAACTGGCCGACGAGGTGCTGGCCGCCTTCGAGTCGGCGGGTTCGCGGTAG